A region of the Synechococcus sp. PCC 7502 genome:
AATTCACTGACTTTTTCGGTCATAATATCGCCTAATACCGCTTCTAGGGCAGCAACTATGGGCATCATCTCCACATTGGGTGCGAGAAACCCGAGGTTGACGTAATCCTGCCCTAGCTGTTGGTAATCCTTATTAATTAAATGCACCACGGAATCGACAAGTTGTTCTTTGGTATTCAGGTCTAGTTGATCCATCATGCCAAAGTCAATGTATGCCATGCGTCCGTCATAGGTGGCGAAAAGATTGCCGGGGTGGGGATCGGCGTGAAAAAACCCAAATTCCAAGAGTTGACGCATTCCCGATAAGACCCCAATTTTGACTAGTTCATCGGTATCTAACCCTGCAGCTTTAATGGCGGCGGTATCCGTAAGTTTAATGCCATTGATCCATTCCATTGTTAGAACGTAGCGGGTGCTGAAACGGCGATATATTACAGGAACCTTGACTTGGCGATCGCCTGCAAAATAAGTGGCAAACCGTTCGGCATTGGTGGCTTCATTAATATAGTCAATTTCCTCAAATAGTTTTAAGCCAAATTCATCAACTACGGTATCGAGATTTTGTCCCAGATTTAGAGGTAAGAAAGGGGCGATCCAAGTAACTAGTTTACGAATTACATAGAGATCAAGGGTAATTGTCGGGATTAGGTTCGGTCTTTGTACTTTAATTGCTACTTCTTCTCCAGTCAGGAGATTAGCTTTATATACCTGCCCTAAACTAGCAGCTGCCACTGGGGTAGGCGATATATAAGCATAAACTTGATTAAGGGGCAATCCCAATTCCCTTTCGATGGTACGGAAAGCATGTGGAGTAGGAAAGGCGGGTAATTGATCTTGAAGTTTAACTAGTTCTGCTAAAAAGTCGGCTCTGACTAAATCTGGGCGAGTGGAAAGAGCCTGTCCAATTTTAATGAAGGTGGGACCAAGCTTAGTAATAATTCGACGTAAGTGCTGTGCCCGTTTAGTTTGATTTTTAAGTTCTTGATTGGTGATCTTATCCCAACCTAATCCCCAGATAAAACCCAAAAACATGAAGATAACGGACAGGATCCGCCAAATTGCTAGCCAAGGGCGGCGATTGTAGTGATAGGCGATCGCCTGATAGTCGTAGTCATGACACTGATCGAGATAATTCACGGTGCTTATAGTAGAAATTTATTAACTTGAATAAAGAAACTAAATAAATGAATTTAAATTAAGGCTTAGATCAATTGTAATAATTCTTTAGAAATATGGTGTTTAGCTTTACACATCCGAGATCGTTTTAACTAGAAATTAACTAGCAAGTTTGATCTCATGGCTACCGAGATGCACTTTAAACTTATCGCCAAGTTTGACCTCATAGGGATAGTTAGGGCTAATGGGTCTGCCATGCCATTCGGTAATTATGGCTATGATTTCTCCTTCTAAGCCTTGAATATCAAAAGCCTCACCTTTATGACTGGGATGATGGTAAACCTTAATAGATTCAACAACAGAGATGCGATCGCCAACCTTCATATATTTTTCCTTAATATTTTTCCCTAGTGCAGTTTACAGAAAGTCGTGGTGATCAGACAATCTCCCTCTTACATTTAACCAATTAACCAAACTTAACTAATCGCTGCTAGACCAATTTGATCAAGGGTAAATTTCGGTGCATGACCCCAAAAGGCTTCTAATCCGTAAAATTCTCGTTCTGTTGGCATCATAATATGGACAATCACATCCCCATAATCTTGGAGAATCCAACCAGCATCACTTTCTCCCGCCATGCGAATTGGCTCCCGTTGTAATTCTTCGCTGATTTTAGTTTTGATGCCATTGGCGATCGCCCGTACCTGAGCTTTGGAGCGTCCCGTCGCAATGATAAAATAATCCGCAAGTACCGAAACCTCACCTATAGCTATGATCAAAATATCCTCAGCTTTGCGATCATCGGCGGCAAGTGCTGCCATTACTGTCATTTTGTAGGTGAAGTCTTGAGTTGGATTTGAGGTCATAGGTATTTTCTTGACTATTTTTTCAGCATAAAAGCATTAAGTTGTCTAGCATATAGCTTATATTTACATTACTGTTAGGAGATTTGCACAAGTTTATAAATAATGGCAACTTATTTCTTGCAATATTTAATGCGATATTTTTGGAGATTTTTAAAGTTTATTCCGCCTCTTGCGATCGCTAGCTTTATTTTAGTCGGTTGCCAGCCCAGCAGGTTTACGCAATGCCAGCAGATCATCCAAGTTACAAATAGTGCTAAGTCTGTACCTGTGGCACAAAATCCCAATGAATTTACGGTAATTGCTCAGAATTTAGAAGGGATTAATCTGAAAGTTCAGGCGATCGCGCTCACGGATAAAACCCTAAATAGCTATAAGATCGGATTCTCCCAACTTTATACAGCCGTGGCACAGTCATCCCGTCAGATTGCCCAGTCCGTTCAAGAACGCAATCAAAATAACTTGAATCAATCTCAACAGCAATTGCAAGTTTTAGCTGACCAAGAAGTAGCTTTGGTGGCTGAGGTGAACAAATACTGCACTGAATAATAAATCAAGTATTAATCAAACTAGAAACTAAGGGAATACTAGGTTCTAGGCGTTCTCTAGTTAGTTCCACATAGATATTTTCCAGACGTACAGGTTGGATAGAGATAGAGTCGATCGCAATACCACCAAATAAAGTCACAATTTCCTGTAAAGACCGATGTTCGGGCAGCCAAAATGCTAAATCATTACCATAGCGGTGGTGACTAAATCCTAAACTTTGACCACGGGCGATCGCTAATTCTTCCACAGGCGTATGCATAATTAAAATCGCTGCGGCTGGAATCACACTGCCCAATTCACTCAGGCTTCCTTCAATTAGGAGTTCACCATTTTTGAGAATGCCAATGCGCTGACAGAGTCGTTCTGCTTCTTCTAACAGATGAGTTGTGAGTAACAGGGTCATACCTTGGTAGCGCAGTTGATTTATCAATTCCCAAATTTGATAGCGAGCTTCAATATCTAAGCCTGTTGTGGGTTCATCTAAAATTACTAACTTAGGGGCATGGACTAGGGCGATCGCTATGTTAATCCGCCGTTTCATCCCACCACTCAAATTTCCAACTATGCTTTTAGCTCGATCAGTAAGATTCACAGCCGCCAAACAGTTTTGAATTCTTTGCTGTTTCAGTTGTCCAGTCAACCCATACAAAGTTGCAAAAAAATCAAGGTTTTCGTAACAGGTTAACCCCTCATAGAGTAAATTTTCCTGTGGCACAATCCCAATCATTGATTTAGTCAGAGTGCCTATGGACTGGTTATCAATGGCGATCGCCCCACTGTCAGCATTAATCAAATTACAAATAATATTAATTAGTGTAGTTTTACCCGCCCCATTGCGCCCCAAGAGTCCGTAGATTTCCCCTGCGGGAATATGCAGATTTATATCCCTTAAAACTTGGCGATCACCGTAGAACTTAGATAAATTTTGAATTTTGAGCAAAGTTATAGTCTCCTCTCTGTGGAGAGCATTCTGCGGTATGCCAACCAGCCACTAGCTAAAGATATAAGTAAAAAACCACCTAAAAATAAGAAATGCAGCCTTAAATCGTAATCATCTAAATCCTTAGCACGATAGGAAATAGCTAATAAAGCCTCGTTCATGTGATAAATCGGATTAAACTGCGTAACTAATAGCAACTGCTTGGGTAAAAAAGTAGTCGGGACAAATGCCCCCCCCAACATCAATAAAGGCACACCAAAGCCCGCCACTAAACTATTGACATCCTCTGCCCGCCGTGCAAATTGAGTACCTAATAAAAATCCCATGCCCACATAGGAAGCAATACTACAGAAAATTACGATCGCCCCAAGGAACCAAGAGCCAGAAAATTCTACCCCAAACAATGCCGCCACGGTATAGATCAGTAAACTCTGCCCGATTCCAATACAGCCATAGGCGCAAAAAATGCCCAGGAAATAGGATATGCCCGCCAGGGGTGATAAAAATAAACGTTTGATAGTTTTGCTTTCCCGTTCCGCCACAATCGTGGAAATTGTCCCCCCTAGGCTGCTAAAAAATAAAGCTGCGCCCACTAAAGTTGAAGGTGTAGCCAGTCTAAATGCCTCTAAGGTTGTGATTTTACTACCTTCAGCCAAAATGAAACCATTAAGCAAAAGCATAGATATGGGGAAAATTACCCACAAAATTAAAGTTCGCTGCTGTCGAAATAGCTCAGTTAAAATGCGGCGGGCGATCGCTCTAGTTTCATACCAATATTTCATGTACAAAATACTACAACCCAAGAGCTAATTCGGACAAGTATTGCTATGACTCAGATACTATCCGTAGAAACAGCATGGTAGTCTTGTTTAAGATTCATTAATTTTTAATTCATTAATTATCAATAAGTATGTTGCGTCTTGAACACATTCAAAAAATCTACCCCACAGGCGAGGTGCTTAAAGACGTTAATTGGGAGGTAAAGCCCGGCGATCGCATTGGTTTAGTTGGTGTCAATGGTGCGGGTAAATCCACCCAACTCAAAATTATTGCAGGGGAAATTGAACCCACTTCTGGACAAATAATTAGACCCAGCAGCTTAAAAATTGCCTATCTTACCCAAGAATTTGAAGTTGATCCCAGCCGCACGGTTAAAAATGAGTT
Encoded here:
- a CDS encoding ABC transporter permease; this translates as MKYWYETRAIARRILTELFRQQRTLILWVIFPISMLLLNGFILAEGSKITTLEAFRLATPSTLVGAALFFSSLGGTISTIVAERESKTIKRLFLSPLAGISYFLGIFCAYGCIGIGQSLLIYTVAALFGVEFSGSWFLGAIVIFCSIASYVGMGFLLGTQFARRAEDVNSLVAGFGVPLLMLGGAFVPTTFLPKQLLLVTQFNPIYHMNEALLAISYRAKDLDDYDLRLHFLFLGGFLLISLASGWLAYRRMLSTERRL
- a CDS encoding ABC transporter ATP-binding protein, with amino-acid sequence MLKIQNLSKFYGDRQVLRDINLHIPAGEIYGLLGRNGAGKTTLINIICNLINADSGAIAIDNQSIGTLTKSMIGIVPQENLLYEGLTCYENLDFFATLYGLTGQLKQQRIQNCLAAVNLTDRAKSIVGNLSGGMKRRINIAIALVHAPKLVILDEPTTGLDIEARYQIWELINQLRYQGMTLLLTTHLLEEAERLCQRIGILKNGELLIEGSLSELGSVIPAAAILIMHTPVEELAIARGQSLGFSHHRYGNDLAFWLPEHRSLQEIVTLFGGIAIDSISIQPVRLENIYVELTRERLEPSIPLVSSLINT
- the rsfS gene encoding ribosome silencing factor produces the protein MTSNPTQDFTYKMTVMAALAADDRKAEDILIIAIGEVSVLADYFIIATGRSKAQVRAIANGIKTKISEELQREPIRMAGESDAGWILQDYGDVIVHIMMPTEREFYGLEAFWGHAPKFTLDQIGLAAIS
- a CDS encoding AarF/ABC1/UbiB kinase family protein, which encodes MNYLDQCHDYDYQAIAYHYNRRPWLAIWRILSVIFMFLGFIWGLGWDKITNQELKNQTKRAQHLRRIITKLGPTFIKIGQALSTRPDLVRADFLAELVKLQDQLPAFPTPHAFRTIERELGLPLNQVYAYISPTPVAAASLGQVYKANLLTGEEVAIKVQRPNLIPTITLDLYVIRKLVTWIAPFLPLNLGQNLDTVVDEFGLKLFEEIDYINEATNAERFATYFAGDRQVKVPVIYRRFSTRYVLTMEWINGIKLTDTAAIKAAGLDTDELVKIGVLSGMRQLLEFGFFHADPHPGNLFATYDGRMAYIDFGMMDQLDLNTKEQLVDSVVHLINKDYQQLGQDYVNLGFLAPNVEMMPIVAALEAVLGDIMTEKVSEFNFKVVTDRFSDLMYTYPFCLPAKFALIIRSVITQEGVALSMNPEFKIVQVAYPYVARRLLTDESASLRRRLLEVLFKDNKFQWARLENLIAIAKSDQNFDLVPTATLGLQYLFSEEGKLLRQRLIMALTEDDRLHITEIQRLWQLIAADLEPTKLWNAAMGRFNFSLPPIPQAIAAMIPVALIPSFSPPINP
- a CDS encoding ferredoxin-thioredoxin reductase variable chain: MKVGDRISVVESIKVYHHPSHKGEAFDIQGLEGEIIAIITEWHGRPISPNYPYEVKLGDKFKVHLGSHEIKLAS